TCAAAAGCCATTTATACTGAAAGCCGTCTCAAAGTGTGTCCATAAGAGCCATGTAATAATCCTAGCACACTTATACATGTGGCaataaattgcttttttttatgGAAAAGCATGATGAGTAAAAGGGGGGCTAGAGAGAATAGCCTCCAGGCCCATAACCACCTCAATCTGCCACCGTTGTCCTGCCATTTGGTCATGCAGTGGAATAGCAACAAGCTTTTCACCTCGACCAGTAAAAGCTCACTGCACTTGAGATGTGGAGAGCCCTTTTCAACGCAGCCCTCTGGAGGCTAAATATCAAATCAGTGGCCTCCTTTTATCCACTACATCTCCGCAGTGATTTGATGGCTGAAAAATACAAGcaaatctctctgtctctctgtatcaTCGCCCTCTTCTTGTCTACGTTAATTCTCATTCTAAATGAAGCTTCTTGAGCAGTGCAGAAATGCTGTGCCACTttctcctcctactcctcctcctctgagaaAGCCCAtctccctcacctcctctttgATGTTGGCCGTCTCCTCCCCCTCACCGCTGAGGCTGCCCTCCCCTGCCTCGTCCTCCGCCATCCctccctcatcctcttcatccccAGGGAAGTGGATGAGGTACGTTTCCCTGGCCTCCTTCCccgctcttcctcctgctcctgctacCATCCCCacagctcctccacttcctcctcctcctccgcccccgccactgctgccactgccacctccacctccttcttcctcccacACACCTCCAGGCCAGCCTTTGCCATAGGCTGCTGCCGGGCCCTTCTTTGACTTGCCTCCtgtggagaagagaggaagatgaagtaagggtgggagggaggttgagagaggaaggagaaagtaaggaggggagggggaaggagagagggagggaacagggagacaggaaggagagagaatgaaatatgagagggagagaaggatgaGTGGGAGGAGATGATTGGAAGGccaggagagatgaaggagagaggagggtgtAGAAGAAGGAGACAAGGAGGAGGGGATTTGAGATGCAGAGGAGAACAGACAGAAGCGGAGGGGAGTTCggggggagaggaaggggagtaGGGGGAGGAGAAGTGAGTGTGATGAATGAGTGAGGCGAGAGGGTGCATAGAAGGACAgacaagaaaacagaaaggagagaaaaacgTGACCGAGAAGAGAggagtcagagacagagaagagaagagagggaggagtggaGTTGGCAGGGTGTAGGggatgaggagagggaaggGGGGGTGATAAAGAGgtgaaaagaagaggagagagagagagagaggagaagtggaAGTGGAGAGGGAGTGTGTAATTATAGTGGTGGCGGAGAGGAGCGGAAGAGgagtggaggggaggaggtcggtgaggggaggggaggaagtgGGAGAGTGAGCATGCAACGTGATGAAGGagagaacagagcaggaggaggcggGGGCGTGTGGGGGAGAGTAGGGAGAGGgcgtgaaggagagaggagcggGAAGGGGAGGAGGTAAGAgtttgagagcagcagagagaagtgaaggaggtggggggagggagaggagcaagGCAGGAAGGGAGCGGGTGTGCAGAAGCACAGAGGAGTGGGAGGGACAGAATGcaaggatagagagagagagagaaagagaggagagggggaggtgaaggacagagggagagatcatgaagaggaggcggaggagtgaggcagggagggagggagggagagaggaaggagggagcgaaagaggagggagggagagatcaGCTCTTGCCAGATGGTTTCCAACAAAACAAGTGCGTCTTCACATAAGCCCCTAGTGCACAGCAAGAACCCGGTTTCTCACATTAAAAAACCACAAGCACACTGAAACATGGAGGATGTTTGCATGGTGTCAAGAAACTGTAGCTTTATATTTACGTGTATGTCACAATGTAGATATGATGTAACCTTCCTCGATGAGCAGGAGAAAGGCCCTCCTCAAGCCAGCCTTAGTGATACTTACGGGCCATCTCAACTTTCCGTTTCTGGCGCCCTCCggctctcttctcctcctccagcccggCGTTGCGGCGGTTGGCCGCCCAGCCCATCCCGTACTTGCGCTCGGTCCTCAGCTTGTTCTCGGTCAGCCGGAGCCGCAGCTTGAGCGCCTCGTTCTCCTTCCTGTTGAGGGACAGCTCCACCAGGTAGTCGTTCACCGTCTCCTGGAAGAGTTTGGTGATCTCGCACACCGACGCCCGGATCAGACTGTCCATGACAGCCGTCAGATGCGTCTCGAACGTGGTCACCGACTCCTCCATCATCGTGGTCATGGGTCCGGGGCGGATGGACGAAGAGGAGCGGACCTGATGGTGTTGCAATGACAGTTTCAATGTTATTATCATCACATTTGAGCCAGTTTCCTCAGCTTGAATCACAGCAGTTTCACATTGTTTAAGCGGTCGGTTAGCTTTAGCTTGTGAACATCCCCAACACAGACCAAAGTAATCGATGTCAGTAAGAAAAATCAACTTTATTTCTCGATGGTTTCCAGTTACAGCGACAGTAACGCGTGAATCACACGGTAACACATGGTTATTCAATCTCTATTATCGTTCAATCACACACTGCGCGTCACCcgttatttaaaatgtcagacgGTGGAGTGACAGTACAGTGAATACCAGAATACATCACCTGTGTCGGGTTAGCTTGTTGGTAAACTTGTATAAAGGATCTACATCCAGCAGCGTtgaagtggaggaggagcagcagcctcCGCTCGGCTGTTAAAGTCAATGTCTTAGCAGCTCGGCTAATTTAGCTCCGTGTTCCGATCGAGGAAAGCTGGCGGAGTGGAGGCGAAGCGGCGACCGGCGCTGCGGGTTCACGGCTCCCGGAGGAGCTCGGCGGTTGTTCGGTGAACGCAGCGACGAGACGAGGCGACAAAGGAAAGCACCGTCCAACTTCTGCCGcctctctctcgcctctctctcgctctctccctctgccactGTTTTCCTTCTCGCCTCCTTCAGCGCCGCTCACTGGCGTCCGCACTGCGCATGCGCGGTACCGTAATTACCCTACACTCCAGGGTGGCCGCACCCAGGAAACCAAAAAAGCACCCTGCGTATTTTACTGGTCATCTGGACCAAACTGAAGATAATGAAGGGAAATCAGCacagtatatatttaatatatgtaAATGAAACTTGTAAATGGCTTAATAAAGGACTTGTAATTAAAAAGTAGCAGCAATGCGCAATTGAAGCTTCCACTCTGACCAtccaaagaagaggaagaaataaaacgCACTGATATTTCTCCTATCACTTTCTGCTTAATCTGTTCTAAGCATTTGTGCCAAGCAACAAATAATCAAcaccacaaaaataaaataatttccagATGTTATAATAGTAGTTGTGTACAGCGTGTGTCGTCACCTCCAGACCGAGTGGAGGCGCTGTGGTCATTTAACTCACATGTTTCCACACTCTCAACACGATCAAGAGCAGATTTAGTCTTTACTtccggctgtgtgtgtgtgtgatctgtcccGCGGACTCTGCAGCGAGCGAAGGAAACTTGAACCACCTGCAACCAGCAAGATGCCGATGTTTGTGGTGAACACCAACGTGGCCAAAGGCGACGTGCCCGCGGCGCTGCTGTCCGAGGCCACCGAGGAGCTGGCCAAGGAAATGGGCAAACCTGCACAGGTAGGCCGGGCTCAGCTCAGTCCTGCACAACCTGTTCACAGAAATcctgtttgtttccatcacGCAACATCTCATCACACAGAGTTCACTCCCACCAGTGACTGACATTTATACCAAAGTTACAGAAGACATTCTGCACCTTCTGTTGCATGAGTGATACCCACGTTTATCTTGTGCAATTATGCAAACGCAGTCTTAATCGCAGACTGTCTGTGGTTCTGACAAATGTTTGAAGAGCATGAGTTAATGATCGGTGAGTTCACTGAACCCACAGGGACCTCCGACCTCATCTCCAGGCACGTTTGAGGAGGATGTATAACAAATACTATGAATAATTAATATGGAAGTCCCTGTCCACcactttattgaaaaaaaagataagacaaGTTATTATAGTGAgaaaccttttcaaaataattacTAATATGAAATAGGATGGACAATGTTGTCCTGAATCCAATACCTAGACTGCaatttttttacatgtgcaaTATTACAGTATGACATATTAACAGATTTAACCGGGTGAAACTTATATGCTTCAAAGAAGCATTTTTAGCTGTATCCAGCATTTCCAATGTTGGAACTGGAGCATCTGTAATAACAGGCTACCAACACAGTAGGATTTATCAGCTGAAATAACTTaatatctgaaaataataagaaacagagagtttaaaaaaggacaagatcctcagcaactgaCACAATTACAGATTCATCCAGTGTGGGTTGACTTCTGTTGTGTGTACCTTTCTTTTGTTTACCAGTATATAGCTGTTCACATCAACCCTGACCAAATGATGATGTTTGGAGGAAAGGGAGACCCCTGTGCCCTCTGCTCCCTCCACAGTATTGGAAAAATCAGTGGCGCTCACAACAAGAAGTACTCTAAACTTCTGTGTGGTCTCCTCAACAAACACCTGGGCATCTCTCCTGACAGGTAGGGAATACACTGATCTACCTGTATGTTCAATGCTGCCAGTTTGATGAGTAAAGGCTGCATGGGGACAAAAACTCAGACACTCTGTTATTGTCCAGTTCCATTAACCTTTATCCCTTTCTGTCTATTTCAGGATTTATGTTAACTTTTTTGACATGGATGCAGCCAACGTAGCCTGGAACAACAGTACTTTTGCCTGAGATGGAGGTGAACACACTTACATAGAAAATACTGTCATGATTTTCTAACATGTACAAGCATAGTCGACAGTGACGGAATGAAAAAGCAGACACCTGATACTGTACGCCTGTCTTATAAGCACTTAGCAGGACCCTTTAGCTTTGCACTGTTCCTTCCCCCCTTTTTAAATGCAATAAAGTAAATCATGTCAACAACAAATGAATCACTCTTGTCCTTGATTCTCCAGCCTCATGAAGATGCACTACATTATACAAACTCAGGTTTTACTGTTAgattcatctgcatttgtttgttagttaattAGCAGGATTACCCCCCAAACTACTAGAAGGGCCATAACTGCACTTGGTGGAAAGATCAgaggatcagggggtggattcaataattatttcactttctttaatattgtgagattttgcagcattttcattgatttctcagaataattaatggatattaatataaaaatcagacatgtttaggggactaatatttatgactgtatgcaatttggtgcagatccagataaagGTCCAGATTTAGTGaagttaaatgtggttttatgtgAGTGCCGTTCTAGCTAATATAATTTACGTGTATGAGTTACCTACTGTGACATGTCAGCATGTCCCGATGAGAAAACCCTGTTGACCCTGACAGATTCTCACCTGTCCTGCACCATTTGAGCATCTTTTTGAAgtgagataaatatataaaattaagAAATACCTTTTGGCAGAAAAGCTTTTGTTTGGCCTCTGAATTAAAATCAGTGAGAAGAAAGCTGGTGcaaaaaattgtatttaatgagatgtaagaaagaaaataaagaacaagTAGTCTCCCTCAGGACATCTGATTCAAATATCAGTAACATCACCTGTAAAATATCTGTACATACCAACATACTGTGcacactgtatatttatatttattatttcatccatgCACTATGCACCATTGCACCAaactatttagcttttttacatgtacatagcttttgtcttttgtctttgttcttgtttatgtcTATGCTTTCGTTTTTTTCAACTGTTTGTACTAAGAGAGCTAAGTAAAACCGGAATCAAATTcctcgtgtgtgttcacatacctggcaataaaggtgattctgattctgatggaCCTtgtataaattaaaatgatttacctATCATGTCGAAATACAATTAGATACCAGTTATATAATTGACTGCCATTTTTACAATATCACTGAATATGGTTTTTAATACaagttaaattattaaattaaatttaattatggAAAATGGCTGATTTCAAGGAATAATttcagaacaaaaagaaaagtaggAGAGTAAAGGACTTATATGAGCTGAGACATATCTAGTGATGAGAACCAGCTTCAGATCTTTATGTTCAACAAATGACTGTGAAATGTGGTtttactgaagaagaagaagaagaagaaagaggaggaggaggaggaacaggaaccGGAGGAACAGGAACCGGATGTGGTAGATGACGTTGCAACCGCCAGAAGTTACCTCTCTGCGCTGCGAGACTAGGTGAAAATGGCGGACTGGTGGCCTAACGTGCAGTGGTTTTGCTGTACTTAATGCAAGGGGAATCAAACTGTGGATGTCGTAGTTAGCCGTCGGACACGGAGGGGCCTGTTCACGGTTCATCTGAAACACTTCCGGTCTCCAGACGAAGCTGCGCACCGAGAACCTCTGCAGACGAAGCTCCGTTCTCTTTCTTCTAGCTTACGGTGAGTAGCGACAACAATTTGCCGCCATGTGTAACATCTGTGTGTTCAGCTTCTAACTTAAGAATGTTAAGATCATTAAAATAATGATCTCAACAGCTGTACACGTGTGAAGCATTCTCTGCTCTCGTCCAGAGTTAACGCATCCACTGAGTAATAAACTCAGCTAGCTAACATAACGTTATGATTAAACATCCAGTGGTTTTCTGAACCAGTGATCCAGCATCACTGCAAAACATCGTAGTGTATTCAGTGAGTTATGTGTTGATATGGCCTTAAATGAAAAGTTTCATACTAGTCAATCGATAAATATCACAATAAATTTCATGATGTTTATTTCTTGAGTGAAGtttcacaaacatttgtcaGACAGCAAGATCAGTTATGTGTAATACCTCCTCACTGTATTTACACAATGCATTCGATATTATAGTGGTATATATTGAACCTTTGggatattgctattgatgaaaattatattgtgatacTAATAGATATTGTGTTTTGCCCAGCCCTCCTGTGACTGATGTAGTAACctctgtgtttgctggtttCTTCTCAAACGTCGTTCTCAGACCTGAACTGTTTTTTACATCTGAAAAACGCAGCGGGAGATTCTCCGTCTAGACACgtttcaaacaacagaaaatggtCTGTTGGGTTCAAGCAAGGGTTGAAACAGCATTCAGGAGGCAGGACGCAACGGATAGATTTCACTGTGGACGTCGACACCATCGTCATCACCGAAAGCTCTAGAATCTCGTTTTGCCATGCTGTTATCTTTTGTGGTGTTTTCCATGTGTATGACACCCCTTTTttcattgtgagatttttttcttccagtttccTTCTGTGTTAGAAAAGTAATCAACATACCCACTTGTTGTGGCCAATCCcccggagaatctcctgctgtcttACTCGCATGGGCTCGCTTTAACATTGTTTACTGGGGGGCTgggaggagaaactccagagaatgtccacaaTGAGTGATAAATACCACCTCTGCATTATTTCTGCCAGAACGCCTCATCACTGATCATCTGGTTGCTCTAAACCCTGTTCATATGGATGAGGGATGCTCAGAGTATCATTAAACCTACACCCTGATAAGTGTCCATTTTTAGATAACAATATGCTGTTTTGTAAATGACCCTAACTTGATCTCTTCTCTATTTGTTCAAGGCAGTAATTGATTACGAAAGGACCGTACAACGTTACACAAAACTCTCACATCTTCAAAGATGCCTAACTGTCTAGTCACAGGGTTCAGGACCAAGCTAAACACAGCCTTGGAGTCCGTCTTGAGCACGGCTGTGTGTGAGATAATGTCGATCTTTGAGAGCAGCTTACATGACCATCAAATGGAGCTGGCGCATAAAGGCGAGGAGGTGGCTCATCTCAAAATAAAGTTACAGACTGCAGAGATCAAGCTGAAGGAATATGAGGTTGGAGCTGACAGAGAAGTGGAGATAAATGAAACTGAGACAAATataagaaaattaaatcaaagaGAGCCGGAGGCTGTTGGGAACCCCTGTGGACAAACTGCTGATGCACCTGAGATTGATATTGGAGGTAACCTGACAAAATATGTTgctatcatgttttatttttctacagttCTTGTGTATAATTTTTGTAATTAAGGTTTTTGATGAgaacagtgaaaacatttttacatacaTGTAGTACACATAACTGCACAAGTCACCATTTACAAGTAGTACACCAGCAGTATAAAGCCAGATACGTTTTAGAAGGTGTGTGGGAACAAGTTGTATAGCTTTAGTAGTTTTAGGTGAATTATAACCCTGAAGGTTCATGAAAATGTAATGCACTGGCACTAGATATTGTCTGATAAATTTCAGTCCACTAGACTAGCAAAGAAAAAGCATTTTCCGGGATGTGCCTGCATTCATATTTCTTGCTGCCACAAAATATAAAGCTcgataatgtttattttttgtaaattgATTAGTGCCTGACGACTGGTGTGCTCCCCTGGGCGATGAGACCACGACCAAGCGAGATGATGTGTGTCCCAGTGTCAGACTACGCCAGGTGTTGATTCCGCTGTGCCGGATTCCAGTCATCAAGCAAGAGGTGTGTAACTGAGTCTGGATGTGGTGGCATTACAGTTAGGCATCATAGAGCAGCACAGAAAACTTTTAATGACATCCTGTTTAATTTGACTGGTGCACTGGACACATTGATGGTACAGATGTTTTGTCACCCAGTGGCATGACATAGACCAGACATGTTCTGTCATAAATAaagtatgttttatttctgtgaccTTTATATTCTGGCATAAATTTTCTAGGAAAGGCTAAAGTACTGATTTATACTGTGCTGACCTGACTCATTTTCTTGTCAGATTAGGCTGCATTGTCTTCAGCTGAAATTGGTTTTGAAGAGATAGTGTGTTGACTCACTCACAATGAGGCAGAGTCATGATAGTCTCAATCCAAGGAATTGATCTCATTATGGGCTgcttacacagacacacttcgACGTGTACCTATTTCATTTAGTGCTTTGCTTTGTGTATCGTTGGAGATCAAGTGTAACCAAAAACGTCTGTGTTCTAGGTGGTGAACACTGACCCCCCCCAGCAAGAACATGGTCTCAGGAGATCCGTGAGAGGTGGGTTTCATTCTTCACCAATTCCTTCATAAATATTTCTGTGCTGTATATTTTTGGTATTGGcagaataaatatttgaatggcatattttcatgtttacatttatttacactCAACTATTTGGGGGAAATTAATTGTTGGTGTTTATCATTAAAGACattcagtttaaaaatattttttgagaaagtgtgGATAATCCACCGAAACACAGAGTAGAGTTTTGACAGGGACTATTTCTTTATTAGAAGTTTGGTATGGTGGAAACTGATGTTTGGATTATTCAGTGTACAGGTTGCAAAATACACACCAAACACTGTTAAAAAGCCTGAATTGCATGTGTACTTTGCGTGTACCTGGAGGGTTAAAATGGTTTATACATGGGGTCACCATATAATAAAGAAGGTGCATATTTAGGGTTACTACATATAGGTACAAGAAAACTACacacaatttttttctttttgtcttttaaactgGGTAAAATAAGACATTATTGGTTTAAATGTGACCcaacactttttaaatatcACTTGGCTGGTATCTTCTTAAATTAATATGTTATATGCATTTCATCTGTGATTTTTCATTGGGTCACAGTTACCTTTTTggcatttttttctgtcataGGTACCTCCAGTGAAAAGCACACTCAAACAATAATATTACCAGTGTACAACCAAGAAACGCAACCTCAATCACAGACAAGTGACAAGAAGAAATTGCCTCAAGGTCTCAAACCGGACAATCATGACAAAACGGCCAGTGTGGGTGTGAGAAGAGGACGGAGACAATTAAAGGAAAAAGGGCAAACATGCACAGtgacgagcagcagagaggagagaaaaaacacaactgagaCCACAGAACAGGAGACGGTGGAAAATGGTGCGAGGATCTACACTTGCAATCTCTGTAGCAAGACATTTAATACAGAATTTGGCCAGCGTGTGCATGCGCGATcacacatgtgctgcagaggaTGCAGAAAAGTGTTCCCTTTTCCATGTGATATGAAGTCTCATAAAAGACTTTGCAAAAAACTCAAGAAAGTGTTGGCTAACGAATCACAGCGCAGGAAACGTGAAAAACTCTTGTTGACTTCCAAGAAAGATGGGTCCAACAAAATGTACAGCTGTCCATGCTGCATGAAGAAGAGTTCTTCAAAAGGCAAGCTCATGCAACACATTCACAGTCATACTATTGAAAAACCGTTTGCTTGTAGTGTGTGCCAGAAGAAATTCCATGTTAATGATGTCCTccaaaaacacatgacaaaaaaacaccaggaCAAAATGAAGCCAGCTGAGACAAATGGAGACCTTGCATGGACCATGCCTCTAGAGGACATCGAAGGGGATTCAGTTTCTCCAAGCAAAGACTCAAGTAGCACTGTCAGCAGTAATAATGTTAAGAAAGGGCCCAGTCAAGGATGGAAAACAATGGGTGTACAGACGACTGAGGGTTACGCCTGCTTGAAGTGTAAGAAGTTAATATCTAACAAATGGCTGTTGATTGAACACTATCGCATCCACACAGGAGAGAGGCCCATCAAATGTAAGGGGTGTCCTGAAAGGTTCCGTTCCTGTCAACAATTATACttgcacaaaaaaaagtgcagctATTATAAGACAACAACCCAGAGCGCAGAGGGACAACCTTAACCCAAAGCTTCACCACCAAAGGATGCCTCAGAATCCACATGAGACATTGTAAT
This window of the Paralichthys olivaceus isolate ysfri-2021 chromosome 9, ASM2471397v2, whole genome shotgun sequence genome carries:
- the LOC109642292 gene encoding zinc finger protein 660-like → MPNCLVTGFRTKLNTALESVLSTAVCEIMSIFESSLHDHQMELAHKGEEVAHLKIKLQTAEIKLKEYEVGADREVEINETETNIRKLNQREPEAVGNPCGQTADAPEIDIGVPDDWCAPLGDETTTKRDDVCPSVRLRQVLIPLCRIPVIKQEVVNTDPPQQEHGLRRSVRGTSSEKHTQTIILPVYNQETQPQSQTSDKKKLPQGLKPDNHDKTASVGVRRGRRQLKEKGQTCTVTSSREERKNTTETTEQETVENGARIYTCNLCSKTFNTEFGQRVHARSHMCCRGCRKVFPFPCDMKSHKRLCKKLKKVLANESQRRKREKLLLTSKKDGSNKMYSCPCCMKKSSSKGKLMQHIHSHTIEKPFACSVCQKKFHVNDVLQKHMTKKHQDKMKPAETNGDLAWTMPLEDIEGDSVSPSKDSSSTVSSNNVKKGPSQGWKTMGVQTTEGYACLKCKKLISNKWLLIEHYRIHTGERPIKCKGCPERFRSCQQLYLHKKKCSYYKTTTQSAEGQP
- the mif gene encoding macrophage migration inhibitory factor; translated protein: MPMFVVNTNVAKGDVPAALLSEATEELAKEMGKPAQYIAVHINPDQMMMFGGKGDPCALCSLHSIGKISGAHNKKYSKLLCGLLNKHLGISPDRIYVNFFDMDAANVAWNNSTFA